Below is a window of Streptomyces qaidamensis DNA.
TCAGGGTCGCGCGGCCCGTGGCGGACCGCCGCTCACAGCCGGTCTATCACGGTGCGCGCGCCGATCTCGTCCCGGTGCGCGTTCTCTCTCGCCTCGGTGCGCGCGCCGATCTCGCCCCGGTGCGCGTTCCTTCTCGCCTCGGTGCGCGCGCCGATCTCGTCCCGGTGCGCATTCCCTACGCGGAGACCACCCCTCCCCGGTGTACAGACCGCCCCGCCCGGCGCCGTGGGCCGGTCTATCACGGTGCGCCGGCAGCTCACCGGACCGTAGCCTCCCCGTATGACGAGCCCTAGCAGCCCGGCCTATCCTCCCAAGCCGTCCGCCGGCGACCGCATCGCCGTGATCTCGCCCTCCTCCGGTCTGCCGGGGCTCTTCCCGCTCCCCTACGAGCTGGGCCTGGAGCGGCTGCGCAAGGAGTACGGGCTGGAGCCGGTGGAGTATCCGGCGACCCGCACGATGGGCTCCACGCCCCAGCAGCGGGCCGACGACATCCACGCCGCCTTCTCCGACCCGGGGATCAAGGCCGTCATCGCGTCGATCGGCGGCGACGATCAGATCACCGTGCTGCCGTACCTCGACCGGGAGTTGATCCGCGCCAACCCGAAGCCGTTCTTCGGGATGAGCGACAACACGAACCTGCTCGCGTTCCTGCGCACCTGCGGCATCGTCGCCTTCCACGGCGGGAGCGTGATGTGCGAACTGGGCCGCCCCGGGGCCATGCACCCACAGACCGCCGAGTCCCTGCGGACGGCCCTGTTCACTTCGGGGCCGTACGAGTTGAGGCCCGCCGAGCTGTGGCGTGACATCGACCGGGACTGGGCGGACCCGGCGACGTTCGACGCGGAGCCGGTGACCCGTCCCGGGTCCGGCTGGACCTGGGTGAACCCCGACCGGGTGGTCGAGGGCCGCAGTTGGGGCGGGTGCCTGGAGATCCTCGGGTGGCTGCTGATGGCCGACCGGGAGGTCGCACATGATCTGTCGGAGTACGACGGCGGCGTGCTGCTCCTGGAGACCTCCGAGGACATGCCGAGCGCCACGGAGGTCTTCTCCACCCTGCGGAACATGGGCGAACGCGGGCTGCTGGGGCGCTTCCCGGCCCTGCTCATGGGCCGGCCCAAGACATGGTCCTTCGAGCGGCCCAACTCCCCGCAGGAGGCCGCTCGTTACGCGGCCGACCAGCGGGAAGCCGTCCTGCGCGCCATGCGGACGTACGCCCCCGACACCACGATCGTCTTCGACGTGGACTTCGGGCACACCGATCCACAGCTGGTGATCCCGTACGGGGGAACCGTGCGCGTGGACGGACCGGCCCGGCGCATCACGGTCACGTACTGAGGGCCCCAAGCCCTCCACGCGCCCCCGTAACCGGCGATCACGGTGGGTAGTTGACGCGGCATGCACGACGTACGCACCGTGAGAACACCCTCTATGCCGCGCCTCGCGGCCGCCTCGCTCGCAGGCACGGCCATCGAGTTCTACGACTTCTTCGTCTACGGCACCGCGGCAGCCCTGATCCTGGGGCCGCTGTTCTTCCCGACCTTCTCTCCGGTGGCCGGGACACTGGCCGCTTTCGCCACCTTCGGTGTGGGCTTCGTGGCCCGGCCGCTCGGGTCGGTGCTGTTCGGGCACATCGGGGACCGGCGCGGGCGGCGGCCGGTCCTCGTCGCCTCCCTGCTGCTGACCGGGGCGTCCACGGTCGCGGTCGGCTGCGTACCGACGTACGACTCGATCGGTGTGGTCGCTCCGCTGCTGCTCCTGGTGCTGCGCTTCCTCCAGGGGCTGGGGCTCGGCGGGGAGTGGGGCGGGGCGGTGCTGCTGGCCGTGGAGCACGCGCCGGCCGAACGGCGCGCCCTGTGGTCGAGCTTCCCGCAGGTCGGGCCCGCGCTGGGGTTCCTGCTCGCCAACGGGGTGGTGCTGGGGCTGTCCTCGACGCTGACCGAGGCGCAGTTCGCCGCGTGGGGGTGGCGGGTGCCGTTCTGGGCTGCGGGGGTGCTGGCCGTCGTGGGACTGTGGCTGCGGTCGTCGCTGACGGAGAGTCCCTCCTTCCTCGAGATCGACGACCACGCGCGCGTGCCGCTCGCCGAGGTCGTCCGCGACCACTGGCGGCTCCTCCTGCTGACCGGCGGAGGACTCGCCATCGGCTACGCGATCTTCTACGCCGTGACGACCTGGTCCCTCGCCTACGGGACGGAGCAGCTCGGCGTGAGTCGCAGCGTCATGCTGACCTGCATCATGGGCGCGGTGCTCGTGAAGGGTGCGCTCACCCCGCTGATGGCGCTGCTCGGGGACCGCTATGGCCGGCGGCCGCTGTGTCTCACCGGGTGCGCGGCCGCCGCGCTGTGGATGTTCCCCATGGTCGCGCTGCTCGCCACGGGGGCACCGCTGCCGATGTTCCTCGGCTTCATGGGGGCGATGCTCGCCTTCATCACCATGTTCGCCGTGATCGCCGCGTATCTGCCGGAGCTGTACGAGCCGCGGGTGCGCTGCACCGGTGCCGCCGTCGGCTACAACCTCGGCGGGGTCGTGGGAGGCGCGCTCACACCGATCGTGGCGACGGCGCTGGCCGAGCAGGGCGGGCGGGTGCCGTGGGGCGTGGCCGCGTATCTGACGGCGATCGCGCTGTTGAGCCTCGGGTGCTTCGCGTTGCTGCCGGAGACGCGCCCGGTCCGGGTGGGTGCGGCTGCGGAGGCTCCTGCGGGGTGAGCTGCGCTGCCGGTGCCGTGGCGGCCGGGCGAGCCGGTGTCACGTCGGCCAGGGGTGCCGGTATCGCCTCCGGCCGAGGCTGCCGGTGCCGCGTCCGACCGAGGCTGCCGGTGCCGCGTCGGCTGCCGCAAATGCTTGTGTGAGCATTCGCGCGCGCCTACGGGTTGATCGCCAGCTCCAGGTACGCCGCGAACAGCACCAGGTGGACCCCGCCCTGGAGCGGTGTGGCCCGGCCCGGCACCACGGTCAGCGAGGCGACCACAACGGTCAGGGCGAGCAGCACCATGTGGGTGGCGCCCAGGCCGAGGACCAGGGGGCCGGAGAGCCATAGCGAGGCGAGGGCGACGGCGGGGATGGTCAGGCCGATGCTGGCCATGGCGGAGCCGAGAGCGAGGTTGAGACTGGTCTGCACGCGGTCGCGGCGGGCGGAGCGCAACGCGGCGATGGTCTCCGGGAGCAGCACCAGCAGCGCGATGATCACGCCGACCACGGCCTGGGGCAGCCCGGCTGCCTCCACCCCGGACTCGATGGTCGGCGACACCCCCTTGGCCAGGCCGACCACGCCGACCAGGGCGAGGCACAGCAGTCCCAGACTGGTCAGGGCGGTACGGGCGGTCGGTGCCTCGGCGTGCTCCTCGTCGGTGATCACCTCGCCGTGCCGGGTGATCGGCAGGAAGTAGTCCCGGTGCCGCCGGGTCTGTGTGGTGACGAACAGGCCGTACAGGATGAGCGAGGAGAGCGCCGCGAAGGTCAGCTGGACGGTGGAGAACTCCGGCCCCGGCTTGCTGGTGGTGAAGGTCGGCAGGACCAGGCTGAGGGTGGCGAGGGTCGCGACGGTCGCGAGTGCGGCGCCGGTGCCTTCGGGGTTGAAGACGGCTGTGCCGTGCCGCAGCGAGGCGACCAGCAGACACAGGCCGACGATGCCGTTGCATGTGATCATCACGGCTGCGAAGACCGTGTCCCGGGCCAGTGTCGCGCTCTTGTCCCCGCCGTCGATCATCAGGGTCACGATGAGGGCGACCTCGATGATCGTGACAGCGACGGCGAGCACGAGGGAGCCGAACGGTTCACCGACCCGGTGGGCCACCACTTCGGCGTGATGCACTGCGGCCAGGACGGCGCCCGCGAGGACCAGCGTCACCAGCACGACGATCCCCGCCGGCAGATCACGTCCCCAGGTGAAGACCAGCAGCACGGCCGCGAGCAGGGGAACCAGAGTCGTCCACTGTGCCGTGAGCGGCCTGCGCCGAGCCTTCATGCCGTGATCGTCGCAGACGTGAAGGGGCACCGCACTGCTGCCGCGGGACGCCCCTGGGCCTGTGTCGCGCTACTCGAGGTCACGGGCGTCCACGAGGTCGCCGTTGGTGAACACCCGCTCGTTGAGGGAGAGGGCGTCCAGTCGCTCCGCCATCCGGCTGGTTCCGGGATCGTCGCTGTTGCGCATGGCCTCCTCGAACGATGCGAACTCGATGAGCGCGAGATAGCGGTTGGGCCTGTCCCGGTCCTTCAGGAGCATGCTGTGGGTGGGACCGCCCGTCCGGCCGGCGGAGCGCTGCCCGGCCTCCTCGATCACTTGCTGCATCTCTTCCAGACGATCGGTCTCGAAGTCGATGATCTGCACGAACTTCATGGTGCCTCCAGCCGGCCTCGGCGTTCCGGAAGGGGGAAACGCACCCAGGAACAAGCAAGCACCAGGAGCGGTGGTCGGCAATTCGCCGAGCACCGCTCCTGAGCATGCTTCTCCTTGATCCGATGCGACCGGACGAGGTCAGACGTCGATGC
It encodes the following:
- a CDS encoding S66 family peptidase; translation: MTSPSSPAYPPKPSAGDRIAVISPSSGLPGLFPLPYELGLERLRKEYGLEPVEYPATRTMGSTPQQRADDIHAAFSDPGIKAVIASIGGDDQITVLPYLDRELIRANPKPFFGMSDNTNLLAFLRTCGIVAFHGGSVMCELGRPGAMHPQTAESLRTALFTSGPYELRPAELWRDIDRDWADPATFDAEPVTRPGSGWTWVNPDRVVEGRSWGGCLEILGWLLMADREVAHDLSEYDGGVLLLETSEDMPSATEVFSTLRNMGERGLLGRFPALLMGRPKTWSFERPNSPQEAARYAADQREAVLRAMRTYAPDTTIVFDVDFGHTDPQLVIPYGGTVRVDGPARRITVTY
- a CDS encoding MFS transporter gives rise to the protein MPRLAAASLAGTAIEFYDFFVYGTAAALILGPLFFPTFSPVAGTLAAFATFGVGFVARPLGSVLFGHIGDRRGRRPVLVASLLLTGASTVAVGCVPTYDSIGVVAPLLLLVLRFLQGLGLGGEWGGAVLLAVEHAPAERRALWSSFPQVGPALGFLLANGVVLGLSSTLTEAQFAAWGWRVPFWAAGVLAVVGLWLRSSLTESPSFLEIDDHARVPLAEVVRDHWRLLLLTGGGLAIGYAIFYAVTTWSLAYGTEQLGVSRSVMLTCIMGAVLVKGALTPLMALLGDRYGRRPLCLTGCAAAALWMFPMVALLATGAPLPMFLGFMGAMLAFITMFAVIAAYLPELYEPRVRCTGAAVGYNLGGVVGGALTPIVATALAEQGGRVPWGVAAYLTAIALLSLGCFALLPETRPVRVGAAAEAPAG
- a CDS encoding calcium:proton antiporter; this translates as MKARRRPLTAQWTTLVPLLAAVLLVFTWGRDLPAGIVVLVTLVLAGAVLAAVHHAEVVAHRVGEPFGSLVLAVAVTIIEVALIVTLMIDGGDKSATLARDTVFAAVMITCNGIVGLCLLVASLRHGTAVFNPEGTGAALATVATLATLSLVLPTFTTSKPGPEFSTVQLTFAALSSLILYGLFVTTQTRRHRDYFLPITRHGEVITDEEHAEAPTARTALTSLGLLCLALVGVVGLAKGVSPTIESGVEAAGLPQAVVGVIIALLVLLPETIAALRSARRDRVQTSLNLALGSAMASIGLTIPAVALASLWLSGPLVLGLGATHMVLLALTVVVASLTVVPGRATPLQGGVHLVLFAAYLELAINP